Proteins from a single region of Orcinus orca chromosome 20, mOrcOrc1.1, whole genome shotgun sequence:
- the ZNF865 gene encoding zinc finger protein 865 isoform X2, whose translation MEANAAGSGAGGGGSSGLGGEDGVHFQSYPFDFLEFLNHQRFEPMELYGEHAKAVAALPCAPGPPPQPPPQPPPPQYDYPPQSTFKPKAEVPSSSSSSSSSSSSSSSQAKKPDPPLPPAFGAPPPPLFDAAFPAPQWGIVDLSGHQHLFGNLKRGGPATGPGATPGLAAPTGTPGPLPAPSQTPPGPTAGAACDPAKDDKGYFRRLKYLMERRFPCGVCQKSFKQSSHLVQHMLVHSGERPYECGVCGRTYNHVSSLIRHRRCHKDVPPAAGGPQQPGAPLPPLGLPAPAAAPTSASSGHPATPAAPADGNATPAAPAGLGVPPPAAAATGGGDGPFACTLCWKVFKKPSHLHQHQIIHTGEKPFSCSVCSKSFNRRESLKRHVKTHSADLLRLPCGICGKAFRDAAYLLKHQAAHAGAGAAGPRPVYPCDLCGKSYSAPQSLLRHKAAHAPPAAPDAPKDATASVPQPPPTFPSGPYLLPPDPPATDSEKAAAAAAAVVYGAVPVPLLGAHPLLLGGAGTSGAGASGASVPGKTFCCGICGRGFGRRETLKRHERIHTGEKPHQCPVCGKRFRESFHLSKHHVVHTRERPYKCELCGKVFGYPQSLTRHRQVHRLQLPCALAGAAGLPASQGATGSCGPGASATSGGAADGLSYACSDCGEHFPDLFHVMSHKEAHMAEKPYGCDACGKTFGFIENLMWHKLVHQAAPERLLPPAPGGPQPSDGSSSTDAANVLDNGLAGEVGAAVAALAGVSGGDDASGAAVAGGGGAAGAGPERFSCATCGQSFKHFLGLVTHKYVHLVRRTLGCGLCGQSFAGAYDLLLHRRSHRQKRGFRCPVCGKRFWEAALLMRHQRCHTEQRPYRCGVCGRGFLRSWYLRQHRVVHTGERAFKCGVCAKRFAQSSSLAEHRRLHAVARPQRCGACGKTFRYRSNLLEHQRLHLGERAYRCEHCGKGFFYLSSVLRHQRAHEPPRPELRCPACLKAFKDPGYFRKHLAAHQGGRPFRCSSCGEGFANTYGLKKHRLAHKAEGLGGPGAGTGTLPGKDA comes from the coding sequence ATGGAGGCCAACGCAGCGGGCAGCGGCGCCGGGGGCGGCGGGAGCAGCGGCCTAGGGGGCGAGGACGGGGTTCACTTCCAGAGCTACCCCTTCGACTTCCTGGAGTTCCTCAACCACCAGCGCTTTGAGCCCATGGAACTGTACGGGGAGCACGCCAAGGCAGTGGCGGCGCTGCCCTGCGCCCCCGGGCccccgccgcagccgccgccccAGCCGCCACCCCCGCAGTACGACTACCCGCCCCAGTCCACCTTCAAACCCAAGGCCGAGGTGCCCTCCTCATCCTCGTCGTCCTCGTCGTCCTCTTCGTCGTCGTCCTCCCAAGCCAAGAAGCCCGACCCGCCCCTGCCGCCCGCCTTCGGGGCGCCCCCTCCTCCGCTCTTCGATGCCGCCTTCCCGGCCCCGCAGTGGGGCATCGTCGACCTCTCGGGACACCAGCACCTGTTCGGGAACCTGAAGCGCGGAGGGCCGGCAACCGGGCCGGGGGCGACGCCGGGGCTAGCTGCCCCCACGGGGACGCCCGGGCCGCTCCCCGCGCCCTCGCAGACGCCGCCGGGCCCCACCGCGGGGGCGGCCTGCGATCCAGCCAAGGACGACAAGGGCTACTTCCGGAGGCTGAAGTACCTGATGGAGCGGCGCTTCCCCTGCGGCGTGTGCCAGAAGTCCTTCAAGCAGTCCTCGCACCTGGTCCAGCACATGCTGGTGCACTCGGGGGAGAGGCCATACGAGTGCGGCGTCTGCGGCCGCACCTACAACCACGTCTCCAGCCTCATCCGCCACCGCCGCTGCCACAAGGACGTGCCGCCGGCCGCGGGGGGCCCGCAGCAGCCAGGCGCCCCACTCCCACCGCTGGGCCTGCCcgcgcccgccgccgcccccACCTCGGCGTCCTCCGGACACCCGGCCacgcccgccgcccccgccgACGGCAACGCGACCCCCGCCGCCCCTGCGGGTCTGGGGGTACCCcctccggcggcggcggcgacaggGGGCGGCGACGGCCCGTTCGCCTGCACGCTCTGCTGGAAGGTGTTCAAGAAGCCCAGCCACCTGCACCAGCACCAGATCATCCACACGGGCGAGAAGCCCTTCTCGTGCTCCGTGTGCAGCAAGAGCTTCAACCGCAGGGAGAGCCTCAAGCGGCACGTGAAGACGCACTCCGCCGACCTGCTGCGCCTGCCCTGCGGCATCTGCGGGAAGGCCTTCCGCGACGCTGCTTACCTGCTCAAGCACCAGGCGGCCCACGCGGGCGCGGGCGCGGCGGGGCCGAGGCCCGTGTACCCCTGCGACCTGTGCGGCAAGTCCTACTCGGCGCCCCAGAGCCTGCTGCGGCACAAGGCTGCCCACGCCCCGCCCGCGGCCCCCGACGCGCCCAAGGACGCGACGGCCTCTGTCCCGCAGCCCCCGCCCACCTTCCCCTCGGGACCCTACCTCCTACCCCCCGACCCCCCGGCCACAGACAGCGAGAAGgccgcggcggccgcggcggcggTGGTGTACGGCGCCGTGCCCGTCCCGCTCCTGGGCGCTCACCCGCTGCTGCTCGGCGGGGCCGGTACCAGCGGGGCTGGAGCCTCGGGCGCCAGCGTCCCCGGCAAGACGTTCTGCTGCGGCATCTGCGGGCGCGGCTTCGGGCGCCGCGAGACGCTGAAGCGCCACGAGCGCATCCACACGGGCGAGAAGCCACACCAGTGCCCGGTGTGCGGGAAGCGCTTCCGCGAGTCCTTCCACTTGAGCAAGCACCACGTGGTGCACACCCGCGAGCGGCCCTACAAGTGCGAGCTGTGCGGCAAGGTCTTCGGCTACCCGCAGAGCCTCACCCGCCACCGCCAGGTGCACCGGCTCCAGCTGCCCTGCGCCCTGGCCGGGGCCGCTGGCCTCCCCGCCAGCCAGGGCGCGACGGGGTCCTGTGGCCCGGGCGCTTCGGCCACGTCCGGGGGCGCCGCCGATGGACTGAGCTATGCCTGCTCGGACTGCGGCGAGCACTTCCCGGACCTCTTCCACGTCATGAGCCACAAGGAGGCGCACATGGCGGAGAAGCCGTACGGCTGCGACGCCTGCGGCAAGACGTTCGGCTTCATTGAAAACCTTATGTGGCACAAGCTGGTCCACCAGGCTGCTCCCGAGCGCCTGCTCCCGCCCGCGCCCGGCGGCCCCCAGCCCTCGGATGGCTCCAGCAGCACCGATGCGGCCAACGTGCTGGACAACGGGCTGGCCGGGGAGGTGGGGGCGGCCGTGGCGGCGCTGGCAGGGGTGTCTGGGGGTGACGATGCGAGTGGGGCGGCGGTGGCCGGGGGCGGCGGGGCTGCTGGTGCGGGCCCCGAGCGCTTCAGTTGTGCCACGTGCGGCCAGAGCTTCAAGCACTTCCTGGGCCTCGTGACTCACAAGTACGTGCACCTGGTGCGGCGGACCCTGGGCTGCGGCCTCTGCGGCCAGAGCTTCGCGGGTGCCTACGACCTGCTCCTGCATCGCCGCAGCCACCGGCAGAAGCGGGGCTTCCGCTGCCCGGTGTGCGGCAAGCGCTTCTGGGAGGCGGCCCTGCTGATGCGCCACCAGCGCTGCCACACGGAGCAACGGCCCTACCGGTGCGGCGTGTGTGGCCGAGGCTTCCTGCGCTCCTGGTACCTGCGGCAGCACCGCGTGGTGCATACGGGCGAGCGGGCCTTCAAGTGCGGCGTGTGCGCCAAGCGCTTCGCGCAGTCGTCCAGCCTGGCGGAGCATCGGCGGCTGCACGCGGTGGCCCGGCCCCAGCGCTGCGGCGCCTGCGGCAAGACCTTCCGCTACCGCTCCAACCTGCTGGAGCACCAGCGGCTGCACCTGGGCGAGCGCGCCTACCGCTGCGAGCACTGCGGCAAGGGCTTCTTCTACCTGAGCTCCGTGCTGCGCCACCAGCGCGCACACGAGCCGCCGCGGCCCGAGCTCCGCTGTCCCGCCTGCCTCAAGGCCTTCAAGGATCCTGGCTACTTCCGTAAGCACCTGGCGGCTCACCAGGGCGGCCGGCCCTTCCGCTGCTCCTCCTGCGGTGAGGGTTTCGCCAACACCTATGGCCTCAAGAAACACCGCCTGGCCCACAAGGCCGAGGGCCTCGGGGGGCCTGGAGCAGGGACGGGCACCTTGCCCGGGAAGGATGCCTGA
- the ZNF865 gene encoding zinc finger protein 865 isoform X1: MLSSPTGSGRVFPRPLSRANAQAHFPFPVAATASSFRCSTPAPRRRARFPLPGGRAGGRRGAAGEGEGAALPVGPSGLPGAAAPPPPPRLPPGGDPGAGSPISHPPRMEANAAGSGAGGGGSSGLGGEDGVHFQSYPFDFLEFLNHQRFEPMELYGEHAKAVAALPCAPGPPPQPPPQPPPPQYDYPPQSTFKPKAEVPSSSSSSSSSSSSSSSQAKKPDPPLPPAFGAPPPPLFDAAFPAPQWGIVDLSGHQHLFGNLKRGGPATGPGATPGLAAPTGTPGPLPAPSQTPPGPTAGAACDPAKDDKGYFRRLKYLMERRFPCGVCQKSFKQSSHLVQHMLVHSGERPYECGVCGRTYNHVSSLIRHRRCHKDVPPAAGGPQQPGAPLPPLGLPAPAAAPTSASSGHPATPAAPADGNATPAAPAGLGVPPPAAAATGGGDGPFACTLCWKVFKKPSHLHQHQIIHTGEKPFSCSVCSKSFNRRESLKRHVKTHSADLLRLPCGICGKAFRDAAYLLKHQAAHAGAGAAGPRPVYPCDLCGKSYSAPQSLLRHKAAHAPPAAPDAPKDATASVPQPPPTFPSGPYLLPPDPPATDSEKAAAAAAAVVYGAVPVPLLGAHPLLLGGAGTSGAGASGASVPGKTFCCGICGRGFGRRETLKRHERIHTGEKPHQCPVCGKRFRESFHLSKHHVVHTRERPYKCELCGKVFGYPQSLTRHRQVHRLQLPCALAGAAGLPASQGATGSCGPGASATSGGAADGLSYACSDCGEHFPDLFHVMSHKEAHMAEKPYGCDACGKTFGFIENLMWHKLVHQAAPERLLPPAPGGPQPSDGSSSTDAANVLDNGLAGEVGAAVAALAGVSGGDDASGAAVAGGGGAAGAGPERFSCATCGQSFKHFLGLVTHKYVHLVRRTLGCGLCGQSFAGAYDLLLHRRSHRQKRGFRCPVCGKRFWEAALLMRHQRCHTEQRPYRCGVCGRGFLRSWYLRQHRVVHTGERAFKCGVCAKRFAQSSSLAEHRRLHAVARPQRCGACGKTFRYRSNLLEHQRLHLGERAYRCEHCGKGFFYLSSVLRHQRAHEPPRPELRCPACLKAFKDPGYFRKHLAAHQGGRPFRCSSCGEGFANTYGLKKHRLAHKAEGLGGPGAGTGTLPGKDA, from the coding sequence GGTCCCCCATCTCCCACCCGCCCAGGATGGAGGCCAACGCAGCGGGCAGCGGCGCCGGGGGCGGCGGGAGCAGCGGCCTAGGGGGCGAGGACGGGGTTCACTTCCAGAGCTACCCCTTCGACTTCCTGGAGTTCCTCAACCACCAGCGCTTTGAGCCCATGGAACTGTACGGGGAGCACGCCAAGGCAGTGGCGGCGCTGCCCTGCGCCCCCGGGCccccgccgcagccgccgccccAGCCGCCACCCCCGCAGTACGACTACCCGCCCCAGTCCACCTTCAAACCCAAGGCCGAGGTGCCCTCCTCATCCTCGTCGTCCTCGTCGTCCTCTTCGTCGTCGTCCTCCCAAGCCAAGAAGCCCGACCCGCCCCTGCCGCCCGCCTTCGGGGCGCCCCCTCCTCCGCTCTTCGATGCCGCCTTCCCGGCCCCGCAGTGGGGCATCGTCGACCTCTCGGGACACCAGCACCTGTTCGGGAACCTGAAGCGCGGAGGGCCGGCAACCGGGCCGGGGGCGACGCCGGGGCTAGCTGCCCCCACGGGGACGCCCGGGCCGCTCCCCGCGCCCTCGCAGACGCCGCCGGGCCCCACCGCGGGGGCGGCCTGCGATCCAGCCAAGGACGACAAGGGCTACTTCCGGAGGCTGAAGTACCTGATGGAGCGGCGCTTCCCCTGCGGCGTGTGCCAGAAGTCCTTCAAGCAGTCCTCGCACCTGGTCCAGCACATGCTGGTGCACTCGGGGGAGAGGCCATACGAGTGCGGCGTCTGCGGCCGCACCTACAACCACGTCTCCAGCCTCATCCGCCACCGCCGCTGCCACAAGGACGTGCCGCCGGCCGCGGGGGGCCCGCAGCAGCCAGGCGCCCCACTCCCACCGCTGGGCCTGCCcgcgcccgccgccgcccccACCTCGGCGTCCTCCGGACACCCGGCCacgcccgccgcccccgccgACGGCAACGCGACCCCCGCCGCCCCTGCGGGTCTGGGGGTACCCcctccggcggcggcggcgacaggGGGCGGCGACGGCCCGTTCGCCTGCACGCTCTGCTGGAAGGTGTTCAAGAAGCCCAGCCACCTGCACCAGCACCAGATCATCCACACGGGCGAGAAGCCCTTCTCGTGCTCCGTGTGCAGCAAGAGCTTCAACCGCAGGGAGAGCCTCAAGCGGCACGTGAAGACGCACTCCGCCGACCTGCTGCGCCTGCCCTGCGGCATCTGCGGGAAGGCCTTCCGCGACGCTGCTTACCTGCTCAAGCACCAGGCGGCCCACGCGGGCGCGGGCGCGGCGGGGCCGAGGCCCGTGTACCCCTGCGACCTGTGCGGCAAGTCCTACTCGGCGCCCCAGAGCCTGCTGCGGCACAAGGCTGCCCACGCCCCGCCCGCGGCCCCCGACGCGCCCAAGGACGCGACGGCCTCTGTCCCGCAGCCCCCGCCCACCTTCCCCTCGGGACCCTACCTCCTACCCCCCGACCCCCCGGCCACAGACAGCGAGAAGgccgcggcggccgcggcggcggTGGTGTACGGCGCCGTGCCCGTCCCGCTCCTGGGCGCTCACCCGCTGCTGCTCGGCGGGGCCGGTACCAGCGGGGCTGGAGCCTCGGGCGCCAGCGTCCCCGGCAAGACGTTCTGCTGCGGCATCTGCGGGCGCGGCTTCGGGCGCCGCGAGACGCTGAAGCGCCACGAGCGCATCCACACGGGCGAGAAGCCACACCAGTGCCCGGTGTGCGGGAAGCGCTTCCGCGAGTCCTTCCACTTGAGCAAGCACCACGTGGTGCACACCCGCGAGCGGCCCTACAAGTGCGAGCTGTGCGGCAAGGTCTTCGGCTACCCGCAGAGCCTCACCCGCCACCGCCAGGTGCACCGGCTCCAGCTGCCCTGCGCCCTGGCCGGGGCCGCTGGCCTCCCCGCCAGCCAGGGCGCGACGGGGTCCTGTGGCCCGGGCGCTTCGGCCACGTCCGGGGGCGCCGCCGATGGACTGAGCTATGCCTGCTCGGACTGCGGCGAGCACTTCCCGGACCTCTTCCACGTCATGAGCCACAAGGAGGCGCACATGGCGGAGAAGCCGTACGGCTGCGACGCCTGCGGCAAGACGTTCGGCTTCATTGAAAACCTTATGTGGCACAAGCTGGTCCACCAGGCTGCTCCCGAGCGCCTGCTCCCGCCCGCGCCCGGCGGCCCCCAGCCCTCGGATGGCTCCAGCAGCACCGATGCGGCCAACGTGCTGGACAACGGGCTGGCCGGGGAGGTGGGGGCGGCCGTGGCGGCGCTGGCAGGGGTGTCTGGGGGTGACGATGCGAGTGGGGCGGCGGTGGCCGGGGGCGGCGGGGCTGCTGGTGCGGGCCCCGAGCGCTTCAGTTGTGCCACGTGCGGCCAGAGCTTCAAGCACTTCCTGGGCCTCGTGACTCACAAGTACGTGCACCTGGTGCGGCGGACCCTGGGCTGCGGCCTCTGCGGCCAGAGCTTCGCGGGTGCCTACGACCTGCTCCTGCATCGCCGCAGCCACCGGCAGAAGCGGGGCTTCCGCTGCCCGGTGTGCGGCAAGCGCTTCTGGGAGGCGGCCCTGCTGATGCGCCACCAGCGCTGCCACACGGAGCAACGGCCCTACCGGTGCGGCGTGTGTGGCCGAGGCTTCCTGCGCTCCTGGTACCTGCGGCAGCACCGCGTGGTGCATACGGGCGAGCGGGCCTTCAAGTGCGGCGTGTGCGCCAAGCGCTTCGCGCAGTCGTCCAGCCTGGCGGAGCATCGGCGGCTGCACGCGGTGGCCCGGCCCCAGCGCTGCGGCGCCTGCGGCAAGACCTTCCGCTACCGCTCCAACCTGCTGGAGCACCAGCGGCTGCACCTGGGCGAGCGCGCCTACCGCTGCGAGCACTGCGGCAAGGGCTTCTTCTACCTGAGCTCCGTGCTGCGCCACCAGCGCGCACACGAGCCGCCGCGGCCCGAGCTCCGCTGTCCCGCCTGCCTCAAGGCCTTCAAGGATCCTGGCTACTTCCGTAAGCACCTGGCGGCTCACCAGGGCGGCCGGCCCTTCCGCTGCTCCTCCTGCGGTGAGGGTTTCGCCAACACCTATGGCCTCAAGAAACACCGCCTGGCCCACAAGGCCGAGGGCCTCGGGGGGCCTGGAGCAGGGACGGGCACCTTGCCCGGGAAGGATGCCTGA
- the ZNF784 gene encoding zinc finger protein 784, with translation MAAARPEPRSPSSAAPEPRSPEPPDLVLVPDDSRPATPPSDLIEIQVVKVTDTTLVPEPPEPGSLHCALCPAVFRLVSELLFHEHGHLAGAEGGGQGGDPSRCHVCGHSCPGPASLRAHYSLHTGERPYRCPLCPRAFKALAPLLRHQHRHGVEPGTSQRPPEAAAAQEQRPGVPQERSEVVMAAAAAGAAVGKPFACRFCAKPFRRSSDMRDHERVHTGERPYHCGVCGKGFTQSSVLSGHARIHTGERPFRCTLCDRTFNNSSNFRKHQRTHFHGPGPGLGDSGSQLASGADGSGSGCGAGNTLEEGRGETAKVKVEIDQ, from the exons ATGGCCGCTGCGCGCCCGGAGCCCCGGAGTCCGAGCTCAGCGGCCCCGGAGCCGAGATCCCCGGAGCCTCCGGACCTG GTCCTGGTGCCTGATGATAGCCGCCCGGCCACCCCCCCGAGTGACCTCATCGAGATCCAGGTGGTGAAGGTGACGGACACCACGCTGGTACCTGAGCCCCCGGAGCCAGGTTCTCTCCACTGTGCCTTGTGCCCAGCTGTCTTCCGGCTGGTCTCCGAGCTGCTGTTCCACGAACACGGCCACCTGGCGGGGGCTGAgggtggtgggcagggtggggaccCAAGCCGGTGTCATGTGTGTGGCCACAGCTGTCCAGGCCCCGCCAGCCTCCGTGCCCACTACAGCCTGCACACGGGAGAGCGGCCCTACCGCTGCCCGCTCTGCCCCCGGGCCTTCAAGGCCCTGGCACCTCTGCTGCGGCACCAGCACCGACACGGGGTGGAGCCGGGGACCTCTCAAAGGCCTccggaggcggcggcggctcAAGAACAGCGGCCCGGGGTGCCCCAGGAGAGGTCGGAGGTGGTGATGGCTGCGGCGGCCGCAGGCGCGGCGGTGGGGAAGCCTTTCGCCTGCAGGTTCTGCGCCAAGCCATTCCGCCGCTCCTCAGACATGCGAGACCACGAGCGGGTGCACACGGGCGAGCGGCCCTACCACTGCGGCGTGTGCGGCAAGGGCTTCACCCAGTCCTCGGTGCTCAGCGGCCACGCCCGCATCCACACTGGCGAGCGCCCCTTCCGCTGCACCCTCTGCGATCGCACTTTCAACAACTCCTCCAACTTCCGAAAGCATCAGCGCACCCACTTCCACGGGCCGGGACCGGGGTTGGGAGACTCTGGAAGCCAGCTGGCATCGGGGGCCGACGGGTCAGGGAGTGGGTGTGGGGCAGGAAACACTCTGGAAGAGGGACGTGGGGAGACCGCCAAAGTGAAGGTGGAGATCGACCAGTAG